One stretch of Streptomyces hygroscopicus DNA includes these proteins:
- a CDS encoding alpha-mannosidase — protein sequence MHDERRRIEDRVQRVLTQRIQPAAHSASVPFTIEAWQAPDEPVPFAEAAGAPYEPFTTGTPWGPPWGTTWFKVHGEVPAAWAGKRVEAVFDLGFVGDWPGNQAEALVHTTDGAPLKAVNPQNQYVPVAHPAEGGEHVSYLIEAASNPDILANDFSRPTPLGDKLTAGRAPLYTFGRADLAVLDEQVWHLGLDLTVLRELMLELSEHDPRRHEIAHALDRALDRLDLDHISGTATDVRDALRGVLERPANASAHTLSAVGHAHIDSAWLWPIRETKRKTSRTFSNVTALAEEYPEFIFACSQAQQYAWVKEHYPQVWDRIHEAVRNGQWAPVGGMWVEADGNLPGGEALARQLIHGKRFFLDEFGIETKGVWLPDSFGYNACFPQLARLAGNEWFLTQKLSWNQTNKLPHHTFWWEGIDGSRVFTHFPPVDTYNAEFSGQEMAHAVRNYQDKGRGTRSLAPFGHGDGGGGPTREMMERARRLANLEGSAKVVIEHPDDFFAAARAEYPDAPVWTGELYLELHRATYTSQARTKQGNRRSEHLLREAELWSTAAALHADRPYPYERLDRLWKTVLLHQFHDILPGSSIAWVHREAEAEYARVAAELTELTAQAMAALGGAAATGSGARVFNTSPRPRAEVVAVPAGTAEGQSLADGTVAVYARVPASGAAPLTAAAAPEPVTVTGGRVLDNGLVRVELAEDGTLASVRDLVAGREVLAPGAAGNLLRLHSDLPNYWDAWDIDKHYRQRWTDLLDADAVTVAEEGPLLGALRVERAFGKDGRSRIVQTITVRAGSRRIDFATEIDWHEAEKILKAAFPIDIHADRSTAEIQFGHVHRPTHTNTSWEAARFEVYGHRWVHVAEPGYGVAVLNDSTYGHDVARTTHDRGEGTGGTTTTVRLSLVRAPRVPDPEADQGIHRFTYALLPGATIEDAIAEGYALNLPLRVADSGAAVAPLVTTDGPAAVVEAVKLADDRSGDVVVRLYESLGGRTRTTLRPGFSHTGVTVTDLLERPLTEVQDVPRTDADGNVTVSLRPFQILTLRLKRS from the coding sequence ATGCATGACGAACGCCGCCGCATCGAGGACCGCGTCCAGCGCGTCCTCACCCAGCGCATCCAGCCCGCCGCCCACTCGGCCTCCGTGCCCTTCACGATCGAGGCATGGCAGGCACCCGACGAACCGGTGCCCTTCGCCGAGGCGGCAGGCGCGCCGTACGAGCCCTTCACCACCGGGACCCCCTGGGGCCCGCCCTGGGGCACCACCTGGTTCAAGGTGCACGGCGAGGTCCCCGCCGCGTGGGCGGGCAAGCGCGTCGAGGCCGTCTTCGACCTCGGCTTCGTCGGCGACTGGCCGGGCAACCAGGCCGAGGCACTGGTCCACACCACAGACGGCGCCCCGCTCAAGGCGGTCAACCCGCAGAACCAGTACGTGCCGGTGGCGCACCCCGCCGAGGGCGGCGAGCACGTCTCGTACCTCATCGAGGCCGCCTCCAACCCCGACATCCTCGCGAACGACTTCAGCCGCCCCACCCCGCTCGGCGACAAGCTCACCGCGGGCCGCGCCCCCCTCTACACCTTCGGCCGCGCCGACCTGGCCGTACTGGACGAACAGGTATGGCACCTGGGCCTGGACCTCACCGTGCTGCGCGAGCTGATGCTCGAGCTGAGCGAGCACGACCCCCGCCGCCACGAGATCGCCCACGCCCTCGACCGCGCCCTGGACCGGCTGGACCTGGACCACATCTCCGGCACCGCCACCGACGTACGCGACGCCCTGCGCGGTGTGCTGGAGCGCCCCGCCAACGCCAGCGCCCACACCCTCTCGGCCGTCGGCCACGCGCATATCGACTCCGCCTGGCTGTGGCCCATACGCGAGACCAAGCGCAAGACATCGCGCACCTTCTCCAACGTCACGGCGCTCGCCGAGGAGTACCCGGAGTTCATCTTCGCCTGCTCGCAGGCGCAGCAGTACGCCTGGGTCAAGGAGCACTACCCCCAGGTCTGGGACCGCATCCACGAGGCCGTGCGCAACGGGCAGTGGGCACCGGTGGGCGGCATGTGGGTGGAGGCCGACGGCAACCTGCCCGGCGGCGAGGCACTGGCCCGCCAGCTCATCCACGGCAAGCGCTTCTTCCTGGACGAGTTCGGCATCGAGACCAAGGGCGTGTGGCTGCCCGACTCCTTCGGCTACAACGCGTGCTTCCCGCAACTGGCCAGGCTGGCGGGGAACGAGTGGTTCCTGACCCAGAAGCTCTCCTGGAACCAGACCAACAAGCTGCCCCACCACACCTTCTGGTGGGAAGGCATCGACGGCTCCCGGGTCTTCACCCACTTCCCGCCGGTGGACACCTACAACGCCGAGTTCTCCGGCCAGGAGATGGCCCACGCCGTACGCAACTACCAGGACAAGGGACGCGGCACCCGCTCCCTGGCACCCTTCGGGCACGGCGACGGGGGCGGCGGGCCCACCCGCGAGATGATGGAGCGGGCGCGCCGGCTGGCCAACCTGGAGGGCTCCGCGAAGGTCGTCATCGAGCACCCCGACGACTTCTTCGCCGCCGCCCGGGCCGAATACCCCGACGCCCCGGTGTGGACCGGCGAGCTGTATCTGGAGCTGCACCGCGCCACCTACACCTCGCAGGCCCGCACCAAGCAGGGCAACCGGCGCAGCGAGCACCTGCTGCGCGAGGCGGAGCTGTGGTCGACGGCCGCCGCGCTGCACGCCGACCGCCCCTACCCGTACGAGCGTCTCGACCGGCTGTGGAAGACGGTGCTGCTCCACCAGTTCCACGACATCCTGCCGGGCTCGTCGATCGCCTGGGTGCACCGCGAGGCGGAGGCGGAGTACGCGCGGGTGGCGGCGGAACTGACCGAACTCACGGCCCAGGCGATGGCGGCGCTGGGCGGTGCCGCCGCGACCGGATCCGGTGCGCGGGTGTTCAACACGAGCCCCCGCCCGCGTGCCGAGGTCGTCGCCGTCCCCGCGGGCACGGCCGAAGGCCAGTCGCTGGCGGACGGCACCGTCGCCGTCTACGCGCGGGTGCCGGCGTCCGGCGCCGCCCCGCTGACCGCGGCCGCGGCCCCCGAACCCGTCACCGTCACCGGCGGCCGCGTCCTGGACAACGGCCTGGTCAGGGTCGAGCTAGCCGAGGACGGCACGCTCGCCTCCGTACGGGACCTGGTGGCCGGCCGCGAGGTCCTGGCCCCGGGCGCGGCGGGCAACCTCCTGCGACTCCACAGCGACCTGCCCAACTACTGGGACGCCTGGGACATCGACAAGCACTACCGGCAGCGCTGGACCGACCTGCTCGACGCCGACGCGGTCACCGTCGCCGAGGAGGGCCCGCTGCTCGGCGCCCTGCGCGTGGAGCGCGCCTTCGGCAAGGACGGCCGCTCGCGCATCGTCCAGACCATCACCGTCCGCGCGGGCAGCCGCCGTATCGACTTCGCGACCGAGATCGACTGGCACGAGGCCGAGAAGATCCTCAAGGCCGCCTTCCCCATCGACATCCACGCGGACCGGTCCACCGCCGAGATCCAGTTCGGCCATGTCCACCGCCCGACCCACACCAACACCAGCTGGGAGGCGGCCCGCTTCGAGGTGTACGGCCACCGCTGGGTGCATGTCGCCGAGCCGGGCTACGGAGTGGCGGTCCTCAACGACTCGACCTACGGGCACGACGTGGCCCGCACCACCCACGACAGGGGCGAGGGCACCGGCGGTACGACGACCACCGTCCGGCTCAGCCTGGTGCGCGCCCCGCGGGTGCCCGACCCCGAGGCCGACCAGGGCATCCACCGCTTCACCTACGCCCTCCTGCCCGGCGCGACCATCGAGGACGCGATCGCCGAGGGCTACGCGCTCAACCTCCCGCTGCGCGTCGCCGACTCCGGCGCGGCCGTGGCGCCGCTGGTCACCACGGACGGCCCGGCCGCCGTCGTCGAGGCGGTCAAGCTCGCCGACGACCGTTCGGGCGATGTCGTGGTGCGGCTCTACGAGTCGCTCGGCGGCCGTACCCGCACCACCCTCCGCCCCGGCTTCTCCCACACCGGCGTCACCGTCACCGACCTGCTGGAACGCCCGCTCACCGAGGTCCAGGACGTGCCGAGGACCGATGCGGACGGCAACGTCACGGTGAGTCTGCGCCCGTTCCAGATCCTGACCCTGCGGCTGAAGCGGAGCTGA
- a CDS encoding aminoglycoside phosphotransferase, translated as MRSRLAFGDELRAELGSPRSSRRLGSSARSRVWRVELPGTSAVVKQIVDGPDADERYAREVAALRLAARAETPIVPALLATDSGERVLVLEHLDHQRPAGDWIVGYAAALARLHATARPEDAGILPRWQGPNRADIDSFLGLAVALQVPVTPGVSDELDDLVNRLDQAPGHALLHGDPCPGNDLHTATGIRFIDFEQASLGSGLMELAYLRIGFPTCWCVTSASEPLLERAERAYRTAWRTATGTETQDGLADACAGWLLRGDALVERARRESDDHLARIPQRDWKWGTATARQRLVHRLGVVSKLTADHTSLSGVSRLTTGLRQRMLTRWPALRPVPAKRP; from the coding sequence ATGCGGTCACGACTGGCGTTCGGGGACGAGTTACGGGCCGAGCTGGGATCACCCAGGAGCTCTCGCAGGCTGGGCAGCAGTGCGCGCTCGCGGGTGTGGCGCGTTGAGTTGCCAGGGACATCGGCGGTGGTGAAGCAGATCGTCGACGGGCCCGATGCCGACGAGCGATACGCCCGCGAGGTGGCCGCCCTGCGGCTCGCCGCCCGAGCCGAAACGCCCATCGTGCCCGCGCTGCTCGCCACCGATTCCGGCGAGCGGGTGCTGGTGCTGGAGCATCTGGATCACCAACGCCCGGCCGGGGACTGGATCGTCGGCTACGCGGCCGCTCTGGCGCGGCTGCACGCCACCGCCCGTCCGGAGGATGCCGGGATACTTCCGCGATGGCAGGGCCCGAACCGGGCCGACATCGACTCCTTCCTCGGGCTGGCCGTGGCGCTCCAGGTTCCTGTTACGCCCGGTGTCTCCGATGAACTCGATGACCTCGTGAACCGACTCGACCAGGCACCCGGCCATGCCCTGCTCCACGGGGATCCCTGTCCCGGGAATGATCTCCACACCGCCACGGGGATCAGATTCATCGACTTCGAGCAGGCGTCACTGGGCAGCGGTCTGATGGAGCTGGCCTATCTGCGTATCGGCTTCCCGACCTGCTGGTGTGTCACTTCGGCGTCCGAGCCGCTGCTGGAGCGGGCCGAGCGCGCCTACCGCACGGCGTGGCGCACCGCGACCGGCACCGAGACCCAGGACGGCCTTGCCGACGCGTGCGCCGGCTGGCTGCTCCGCGGCGACGCGCTGGTCGAGCGGGCGCGCCGCGAAAGCGATGACCATCTGGCCCGGATTCCGCAACGGGACTGGAAGTGGGGCACGGCGACAGCCCGGCAACGGCTCGTCCACCGGCTCGGTGTCGTCAGCAAGCTGACCGCCGATCACACCTCTCTGAGCGGCGTGAGCCGCCTCACCACCGGCCTGCGCCAACGCATGCTCACTCGCTGGCCGGCACTGCGGCCGGTCCCGGCAAAGCGACCGTAG
- a CDS encoding alpha-L-fucosidase — MAMRPWFPDAKFGIFIHWGIYAVDGVQESWSFFEGDVPHETYMAQLDGFTAARYDPRAWAALFARAGARYAVLTSRHHDGVALWDTALGDLNVVRHTPAGRDLVAPYAEALREQGLKVGLYYSHSDWNHPDYASTRYEGRPPEQENNPYAEVPKEEEDLDAWARYLAYRDGQVNELTTRFRPDLLWFDGEWERTEEQWEIRELARLIRAEVPDCVLNARMLSEGDYATPEQGVPIEPPAGPWELCLTFNDSWGFQHHDHNYKTTTQLIRYFSETIGAGGNLLLSVGPKEDGTIPDEQVERLEGMGAWIARHADAVYGTVAGLPAGHHYGPSTLAADRRTLYLTVFDIPRSPIGVRGLRTPVRRVTVLGTGTELGHQVIGGLHEVPGVLWIDPPAAADLDDHATVLAVELDSELELYRGHGRS, encoded by the coding sequence ATGGCCATGCGACCGTGGTTCCCCGACGCGAAGTTCGGGATCTTCATCCACTGGGGCATCTACGCCGTGGACGGCGTGCAGGAATCCTGGTCCTTCTTCGAGGGCGACGTCCCGCACGAGACGTACATGGCGCAGCTCGACGGGTTCACCGCGGCGCGGTACGACCCCCGCGCATGGGCCGCCCTCTTCGCCCGCGCCGGAGCCCGCTACGCCGTGCTGACCAGCCGCCATCACGACGGTGTCGCCCTGTGGGACACCGCCCTCGGCGACCTGAACGTGGTCCGGCACACCCCGGCCGGCCGCGACCTCGTGGCCCCGTACGCCGAAGCCCTGCGCGAACAGGGCCTGAAGGTCGGCCTCTACTACTCGCACAGTGACTGGAACCACCCCGACTACGCCTCCACCCGCTACGAGGGACGGCCGCCCGAGCAGGAGAACAACCCGTACGCCGAGGTCCCGAAGGAAGAGGAGGACCTCGACGCCTGGGCGCGCTACCTCGCCTACCGCGACGGCCAGGTGAACGAGCTCACCACCCGTTTCCGCCCCGACCTCCTGTGGTTCGACGGCGAGTGGGAGCGCACCGAGGAGCAGTGGGAGATCCGCGAGCTGGCCCGGCTCATCCGCGCCGAGGTCCCGGACTGCGTGCTGAACGCGCGCATGCTGAGCGAGGGCGACTACGCCACCCCCGAGCAGGGCGTGCCGATCGAGCCGCCCGCCGGGCCCTGGGAGCTGTGCCTGACCTTCAACGACTCATGGGGCTTTCAGCACCACGACCACAACTACAAGACGACGACCCAGCTGATCCGCTACTTCTCCGAGACCATCGGCGCGGGCGGCAATCTGCTGCTCTCCGTGGGCCCGAAGGAGGACGGCACGATCCCGGACGAGCAGGTCGAGCGCCTCGAAGGCATGGGCGCCTGGATCGCCCGGCACGCGGACGCGGTGTACGGCACCGTCGCGGGCCTGCCCGCCGGGCACCACTACGGCCCCAGCACCCTCGCGGCCGACCGCCGCACCCTCTATCTGACGGTCTTCGACATCCCGCGCTCGCCCATCGGCGTACGGGGCCTTAGGACCCCCGTACGCCGGGTGACCGTCCTCGGCACCGGCACCGAGCTCGGCCACCAGGTGATCGGCGGCCTTCACGAAGTCCCCGGCGTGCTGTGGATCGACCCGCCGGCGGCCGCCGACCTCGACGACCACGCCACGGTCCTCGCCGTCGAACTCGACTCCGAGCTGGAGCTGTACCGGGGGCACGGCCGGTCCTGA
- a CDS encoding 6-phospho-beta-glucosidase, protein MKLTILGGGGFRVPLVYGALLADRSPGRVTHVTLHDLDAARLGAVARVLAEQAAAGPGGTARPEAGGAPTVSHTTDLDEALRGADFVFSAIRVGGLEGRAADERVALDHGVLGQETVGAGGIAYGLRTVPVAVDIARRVARLAPDAWVINFTNPAGLVTEAMSRHLGDRVIGICDSPVGLGRRVARALGADPDRAWIDYVGLNHLGWLRGLRVAGRDELPRLLADPEALGSFEEGKLFGPEWLASLGAIPNEYLHYYYFNREAVRAYREAEQTRGAFLRDQQARFYEVMEQGHAPALATWDRTRAEREATYMAANREAAGAGERDESDLESGGYEQVALALMRAIARDERTTLILNVRNRTTLGALDEDAVIEVPCLVDASGAHPVSVDPLPGHATGLVCAVKAVEREVMNAADSGSRATAAKAFALHPLVDSVAVAHRLVDGYTTAHPGLAYLNRP, encoded by the coding sequence GTGAAGCTGACCATTCTCGGCGGCGGCGGGTTCCGGGTGCCGCTCGTGTACGGGGCGCTGCTCGCCGACCGCTCCCCGGGCCGCGTCACCCATGTCACGCTCCACGACCTGGACGCCGCCCGGCTGGGCGCCGTCGCCCGGGTCCTGGCCGAACAGGCCGCGGCCGGCCCGGGAGGCACCGCCCGGCCGGAAGCCGGGGGAGCGCCCACGGTGTCCCACACCACCGACCTCGACGAGGCGCTGCGCGGTGCCGACTTCGTCTTCTCGGCGATCCGCGTCGGCGGCCTCGAAGGCCGCGCCGCCGACGAGCGCGTCGCCCTGGACCACGGTGTCCTCGGTCAGGAGACGGTGGGCGCGGGCGGCATCGCCTACGGGCTGCGCACCGTCCCCGTCGCCGTCGACATCGCCCGGCGGGTCGCCCGGCTGGCCCCCGACGCCTGGGTCATCAACTTCACCAACCCCGCGGGCCTGGTCACCGAGGCCATGTCCCGCCACCTCGGCGACCGGGTCATCGGCATCTGCGACTCGCCGGTGGGCCTCGGCCGCCGGGTCGCCCGCGCGCTCGGCGCCGACCCGGACCGCGCGTGGATCGACTACGTCGGCCTGAACCACCTCGGCTGGCTGCGCGGCCTGCGCGTCGCCGGGCGCGACGAACTCCCGCGTCTGCTCGCCGACCCCGAGGCCCTCGGCTCGTTCGAGGAGGGCAAGCTCTTCGGCCCCGAGTGGCTCGCCTCCCTCGGCGCGATCCCCAACGAGTACCTGCACTACTACTACTTCAACCGGGAAGCGGTACGCGCCTACCGCGAGGCCGAGCAGACCCGCGGCGCCTTCCTCCGCGACCAGCAGGCGCGGTTCTACGAGGTGATGGAGCAGGGCCACGCCCCGGCGCTCGCGACCTGGGACCGCACCCGCGCCGAGCGCGAGGCCACCTACATGGCGGCCAACCGCGAGGCGGCGGGCGCCGGCGAGCGCGACGAGTCGGACCTGGAGTCCGGCGGCTACGAACAGGTCGCCCTCGCCCTCATGCGCGCCATCGCCCGCGACGAGCGCACCACCCTCATCCTCAACGTCCGCAACCGCACCACGCTGGGCGCGCTCGACGAGGACGCCGTCATCGAGGTGCCCTGCCTGGTGGACGCGAGCGGCGCGCACCCGGTCTCCGTCGACCCGCTGCCCGGCCACGCCACCGGCCTGGTGTGCGCCGTCAAGGCCGTCGAGCGCGAGGTCATGAACGCCGCCGACAGCGGCTCGCGCGCCACCGCCGCCAAGGCGTTCGCCCTCCACCCCCTCGTCGACTCGGTCGCCGTCGCCCACCGCCTCGTCGACGGCTACACCACGGCACACCCCGGACTCGCCTACCTGAACCGCCCGTAG